The following proteins are co-located in the Bremerella cremea genome:
- a CDS encoding carbon starvation CstA family protein, with protein MSTLIVAVLSFVGFIVAYHTYGRWLSHKIFGLDDQREVPSKQLQDDIDFVPTDRQIVFGHHFTSIAGTGPIVGPAIAVFWGWLPALLWVIFGSIFVGAVHDLGSLIISLRNRGQTVGEIAGRMINKRAKYLFLLVLASALMVVLAIFGLVVAVIFAQYPQTVLPVWISMPIAIAIGIYARRKDAHLLVPSLVALFIVYASILVGVYFLPINLGEILVSTLGPETAADPYLSPLVVWTVILLIYCFVASVLPVWLLLQPRDYVNSHQLLVALALLFAGLLVASVTGAADLVGSTPAVATELPAGSPPLFPFLFITIACGACSGFHCLVSSGTSSKQVEKESDAQYIGYGAMLLEGGLAVIVILACCAGVGMGIFERGPLEGGGFAYTAVTDAEGVPIVGRAAWEMRYDMAKGWGAFGLQDLVAAFVEGGANFLTSIGIPLEIGISIIAVLVANFAATTLDTATRLQRYVFQELMASTPITRPLSGKYAATGIAVATALAIAVFAGPVPGAGGKILWPLFGAMNQLLAGLAMMVTAFYLWRRNQPIWFVVIPMIGMLIFPAWAMYHNLFSEHGYLAENKTLLSLLGASVLVLQAWMVVEAILMWPRVRGVLEESLPPLPEKKIASSNS; from the coding sequence ATGTCGACCTTAATCGTTGCGGTCCTTTCATTTGTTGGTTTTATTGTTGCCTATCACACCTATGGGCGTTGGCTATCGCATAAGATTTTCGGCTTAGATGACCAACGCGAGGTTCCCAGCAAACAGCTACAAGACGACATCGATTTTGTCCCTACCGATCGTCAAATTGTCTTTGGCCACCACTTCACAAGTATTGCCGGAACAGGGCCTATCGTGGGTCCAGCAATCGCTGTTTTCTGGGGCTGGTTGCCGGCGTTGCTCTGGGTGATTTTCGGTTCGATCTTTGTCGGTGCGGTGCATGACCTAGGATCGTTGATCATTTCCCTGCGAAATCGGGGCCAAACGGTGGGTGAAATCGCTGGTCGAATGATCAATAAGCGAGCCAAATACTTGTTCTTGCTTGTCCTGGCATCGGCCTTGATGGTGGTGTTGGCCATTTTTGGGCTGGTGGTGGCCGTGATTTTTGCCCAGTACCCACAAACCGTTCTTCCGGTCTGGATAAGCATGCCGATTGCTATCGCTATTGGCATTTACGCACGCCGCAAAGACGCCCACCTGCTTGTTCCCTCCTTGGTTGCTTTGTTCATCGTGTATGCCTCGATCTTGGTGGGCGTCTATTTCCTGCCCATCAATCTTGGTGAAATCTTGGTGAGCACCTTAGGGCCAGAGACGGCAGCCGACCCGTACCTGAGCCCATTGGTCGTCTGGACGGTGATCTTGTTGATCTACTGTTTTGTTGCCTCGGTACTACCGGTTTGGTTACTGCTGCAACCGCGAGACTATGTCAACAGCCATCAATTACTCGTTGCCCTGGCCCTTTTGTTTGCAGGTCTGTTGGTGGCCAGCGTGACAGGAGCGGCCGACTTAGTTGGTTCAACGCCAGCCGTGGCCACTGAGCTTCCCGCAGGCTCACCACCATTGTTTCCTTTTCTGTTTATTACCATCGCATGCGGTGCTTGCAGTGGTTTTCACTGCCTAGTGAGCAGCGGTACCTCCAGTAAACAGGTTGAAAAGGAATCGGACGCCCAGTACATCGGCTACGGGGCCATGCTGCTGGAAGGTGGGTTGGCGGTGATCGTGATTCTGGCCTGCTGTGCTGGTGTCGGCATGGGGATTTTCGAGCGTGGGCCACTTGAAGGTGGCGGATTTGCCTACACAGCAGTTACCGATGCCGAAGGCGTTCCCATCGTGGGACGCGCGGCCTGGGAAATGCGTTACGACATGGCCAAAGGCTGGGGAGCATTCGGGCTGCAAGATCTGGTTGCGGCCTTTGTCGAAGGGGGAGCCAACTTCCTTACCTCGATTGGAATCCCCCTTGAGATTGGCATTAGCATTATTGCCGTACTGGTCGCGAATTTCGCTGCGACAACACTCGATACGGCCACGCGCCTACAGCGATATGTCTTTCAAGAGCTCATGGCTTCCACACCAATCACTCGTCCCCTCTCAGGCAAGTATGCGGCAACGGGCATAGCGGTGGCCACGGCCTTGGCGATTGCGGTTTTCGCAGGCCCTGTCCCTGGTGCTGGCGGCAAGATTTTATGGCCCTTGTTTGGGGCCATGAATCAGCTTTTAGCTGGGCTGGCGATGATGGTCACTGCCTTTTACTTGTGGCGGCGTAATCAACCAATTTGGTTTGTCGTGATCCCGATGATCGGCATGCTGATCTTCCCGGCCTGGGCGATGTACCACAACTTATTTAGCGAGCACGGCTACCTGGCCGAAAACAAGACGCTGCTAAGTCTCCTCGGAGCAAGTGTACTGGTGCTGCAAGCTTGGATGGTCGTCGAGGCCATCTTGATGTGGCCACGCGTGCGAGGCGTTTTGGAAGAATCACTTCCACCGCTGCCGGAGAAAAAGATTGCTTCTAGCAACTCTTAA
- the rplS gene encoding 50S ribosomal protein L19, whose amino-acid sequence MSQELMKKVEQTYLKSEVDFFEIGDTVEVHTKILEGQKERIQKFIGTVIAKSGSGTREMFTVRRIVAGEGVEKKFPVHSPQIAKIEVTRRSVVRRAKLYYLRDRVGKATRLRERRV is encoded by the coding sequence ATGAGCCAAGAACTAATGAAGAAGGTCGAGCAGACCTACCTGAAGTCTGAGGTCGATTTCTTTGAAATCGGTGACACCGTCGAGGTTCACACGAAGATCCTCGAAGGTCAAAAAGAACGCATCCAGAAATTCATCGGTACTGTGATCGCGAAAAGCGGCAGCGGCACCCGTGAAATGTTCACCGTCCGCCGGATTGTCGCCGGGGAAGGTGTGGAAAAGAAGTTCCCTGTGCACAGCCCACAGATCGCTAAGATCGAAGTCACTCGCCGCAGCGTCGTCCGCCGTGCCAAACTGTACTACCTTCGCGATCGCGTTGGTAAAGCAACCCGCTTGCGAGAACGTCGCGTCTAA
- the rpsP gene encoding 30S ribosomal protein S16: MAVRIRMKKMGRTHRPFYRICAMDSRSPRDGKAIEYLGTYDPFVKEKDARVNLKTERVDYWLGVGAQPSPKVAVLIRKYGTNGSHVAAREEALARMATKTAYVPPKVEIKEPEPEAPAAPEGEAPAEEGAEAAAPAEGEAVEAAADGGEQQEGGA; encoded by the coding sequence GTGGCAGTTCGCATTCGCATGAAGAAGATGGGCCGGACTCATCGTCCGTTCTATCGTATTTGCGCCATGGATTCTCGCTCCCCGCGAGATGGCAAGGCAATCGAGTACCTCGGCACCTACGATCCTTTCGTCAAAGAAAAGGATGCCCGGGTTAACCTCAAGACCGAGCGCGTCGACTACTGGCTTGGCGTGGGTGCTCAGCCTTCCCCAAAGGTCGCTGTTCTTATTCGCAAGTACGGCACCAACGGTTCCCATGTAGCTGCCCGTGAAGAAGCCTTGGCTCGCATGGCGACCAAAACGGCTTACGTTCCTCCGAAAGTGGAAATCAAAGAACCTGAACCGGAAGCTCCAGCTGCCCCTGAAGGAGAAGCCCCGGCCGAAGAAGGCGCCGAAGCTGCTGCTCCTGCTGAAGGTGAAGCTGTGGAAGCCGCTGCTGACGGTGGCGAGCAGCAAGAGGGTGGCGCGTAA
- the trmD gene encoding tRNA (guanosine(37)-N1)-methyltransferase TrmD, with protein MRFDLLTLFPEIFAGYLGESLLNKAIEKKLVEAHVHNLRDWANDKHNRVDDRPFGGGPGMVIRVQPVVEAIEQIKPLAPFPGRLILLSPQGKTLDQPLVEELAQAQRLTLICGRYEGFDQRVIDLLQPEEISLGDFVLNGGEVAAMAIIDSVIRLIPGVLGDEQSAVDDSFSEGNRLLEFPQYTRPREYRGLSVPEVLLGGNHQEILAWRKHQSLEKTKTRRADLLTKQTDEANEKKR; from the coding sequence ATGCGGTTCGATCTGCTGACCCTGTTCCCAGAGATTTTCGCCGGTTACCTCGGAGAAAGTCTCTTAAACAAGGCGATCGAGAAAAAGTTGGTCGAAGCCCACGTCCACAATCTACGGGACTGGGCTAACGATAAACATAATCGAGTCGACGACCGACCCTTTGGCGGCGGGCCAGGCATGGTCATACGCGTCCAACCGGTCGTGGAAGCAATCGAACAAATCAAGCCGTTGGCCCCCTTCCCCGGCCGATTGATCTTGTTGAGCCCGCAAGGCAAAACACTTGATCAGCCTTTGGTGGAAGAATTGGCCCAAGCACAACGACTGACCCTCATTTGTGGGCGATACGAAGGCTTCGATCAACGCGTGATCGACCTTTTACAGCCTGAAGAGATTTCGCTGGGCGACTTTGTTCTCAATGGAGGCGAAGTGGCAGCAATGGCAATCATTGACAGTGTGATTCGCTTGATTCCCGGCGTACTCGGTGACGAACAAAGTGCCGTGGACGATTCCTTCAGCGAAGGCAATCGTTTACTCGAGTTTCCGCAATACACTCGGCCGCGTGAATATCGCGGACTCAGTGTGCCAGAGGTTCTCCTTGGTGGAAATCATCAGGAAATCCTTGCGTGGCGGAAACACCAATCCCTTGAAAAAACAAAAACGCGGCGGGCCGATTTGCTGACCAAGCAAACGGACGAAGCGAACGAGAAAAAACGTTAA
- a CDS encoding thioredoxin-like domain-containing protein yields the protein MNILDNHLLPSLRKLAKAALVLLLVGCSNSAISPLANAEDPTTQQNAASDIDDTTTMVVQKIENPFPKRVPAPPFPKDMEWLNTKGPLELKDLKGKFVLLDFWTYCCINCMHILPELKKLEQEYGNQLVVIGVHSAKFDNEKDAANIGEAILRYEIEHPVVNDDQLKIWTTYFVSSWPTMYLIDPEGNVVYLRRGEFQAEEIQQVLNAAIPYYRQNGTLNEKPIEFDLLAYSQEPTQLRFPGKILADEASNRLFIADSNHNRIVITNLEGELQDVIGTGEIGSADGDYASAQFDHPQGMALVQDTLYVADTENHLLRKIDLKNKKVATIAGLGRQGTSNETWPGMGANPTVDNLPPRYIGTPKTTAINSPWALWPHEDSLYIAMAGPHQIWKMKLDESEIGPYAGNGQEDIVDGPLLPSIPYQQGFSSFAQPSGLTSDGKTLFVADSEGSSIREVPFNPRASVKTLVGTSKLSSARLFTFGDVDGTARRAKLQHPLGVCYVDGVIYTADTYNNKIKAIDAKTGAVKTIAGTGKPGTADDPAQFDEPAGLTHAGGKLYIADTNNHLIRVLDLETKQVSTLEIKGLKPLPVKNRPQAVAGGNAQ from the coding sequence ATGAACATTTTGGATAATCATCTTTTGCCGAGCCTGCGCAAACTAGCCAAGGCTGCTCTCGTATTGCTGCTGGTTGGCTGTAGCAATTCTGCAATATCTCCATTAGCCAATGCGGAAGATCCAACCACCCAGCAAAATGCAGCCTCCGACATTGACGACACCACGACGATGGTGGTTCAGAAAATAGAAAACCCATTCCCCAAACGCGTTCCAGCACCTCCTTTTCCCAAGGACATGGAGTGGCTGAACACCAAAGGGCCACTGGAACTGAAAGACCTGAAGGGCAAGTTCGTTCTGCTCGACTTCTGGACTTATTGCTGCATCAACTGCATGCATATCCTACCAGAATTAAAGAAGTTAGAGCAGGAATACGGCAACCAGCTGGTCGTGATCGGGGTCCATTCCGCCAAGTTCGATAACGAGAAAGATGCCGCCAATATCGGAGAAGCAATCCTCCGTTACGAGATCGAACACCCTGTCGTCAACGACGACCAACTAAAGATCTGGACAACCTACTTCGTTAGCAGTTGGCCGACCATGTATTTGATCGACCCAGAAGGGAACGTCGTGTATCTCCGCCGAGGAGAGTTTCAAGCGGAAGAGATTCAACAGGTCCTTAATGCAGCAATTCCTTACTATCGCCAAAATGGCACCTTAAATGAAAAGCCAATCGAATTCGACCTTCTAGCTTATAGCCAAGAGCCAACTCAACTTCGTTTTCCCGGCAAAATCCTCGCTGACGAGGCTTCCAACCGCCTCTTCATTGCCGACTCGAACCACAACCGCATTGTGATCACGAATCTTGAGGGCGAACTGCAAGATGTGATCGGCACTGGCGAGATCGGATCTGCTGACGGCGACTACGCCTCCGCTCAATTCGATCACCCTCAAGGAATGGCCCTTGTACAGGACACTTTGTATGTGGCCGATACCGAGAACCATTTGCTCCGAAAAATTGATCTCAAAAATAAAAAAGTCGCTACGATCGCTGGCCTAGGCCGACAAGGCACCAGCAACGAAACATGGCCTGGCATGGGGGCGAACCCCACGGTCGACAACCTCCCTCCGCGCTATATTGGTACCCCCAAGACAACCGCGATTAACAGTCCTTGGGCTCTATGGCCCCATGAGGATAGCCTCTATATCGCCATGGCAGGTCCTCACCAAATCTGGAAGATGAAACTCGACGAGTCAGAAATCGGCCCCTACGCTGGAAACGGGCAGGAAGACATCGTCGATGGGCCCCTCCTTCCTTCCATCCCCTACCAGCAAGGCTTTTCTTCGTTTGCCCAACCCTCTGGCCTCACTTCCGACGGCAAGACACTGTTTGTGGCGGATAGCGAAGGCAGTTCAATTCGCGAGGTTCCGTTTAACCCGCGTGCCTCGGTAAAAACGCTTGTCGGCACCTCCAAGCTTTCGTCAGCCCGATTGTTTACCTTTGGCGATGTCGATGGAACTGCCCGAAGAGCCAAGCTTCAGCATCCCTTGGGAGTGTGCTATGTCGACGGAGTCATTTACACCGCCGATACTTACAACAACAAAATCAAGGCCATTGACGCCAAGACTGGGGCCGTTAAAACAATCGCCGGGACGGGTAAACCTGGCACCGCCGACGATCCGGCCCAATTCGACGAACCAGCAGGCTTAACCCATGCCGGTGGCAAGCTTTACATCGCGGACACCAACAACCACTTAATCCGCGTGCTTGATCTTGAGACGAAGCAGGTCTCAACCCTAGAGATCAAAGGCCTGAAACCGCTTCCGGTTAAGAATAGACCACAAGCTGTGGCGGGTGGTAATGCCCAGTAA
- a CDS encoding NAD(P)/FAD-dependent oxidoreductase: MSEKTENVVIVGSGPAGWTAAIYAARANLNPLLYEGAALQEHYDLGRGPLGQLAMTTEVENFPGFPAGDLSGYLDNAIDESLRQYMAPHQKHGVSGPELMELMRQQAKNFGTRVVTDDIVEVDFSERPFKLKPREGDEWLEARSVIIATGARANYLGLESENKYKNRGVSACAVCDGALPRFRNKPCVVVGGGDSAIEEADYLSKYSSVVYLVHRRDKLRASQAMVDRIMDNKKVEIVWNHVVTEVLGDDENGVTGVDLASTVDDSTKQLDTSGFFLAIGHTPNTDFLKGKLDMNDAGYLKWTVPFRTNTSVEGVFAAGDVADDYYRQAITAAGTGCMSALDAERWLASQGLH, translated from the coding sequence GTGTCAGAAAAGACTGAAAACGTCGTTATCGTCGGAAGTGGCCCTGCTGGATGGACTGCCGCCATTTATGCTGCGCGGGCAAACTTGAACCCATTGCTCTACGAAGGCGCTGCTCTGCAGGAGCATTACGACCTGGGGCGAGGTCCGCTGGGGCAGCTGGCCATGACGACAGAAGTCGAGAACTTCCCCGGTTTTCCCGCTGGGGACCTCAGCGGTTATCTCGACAACGCCATTGATGAGAGCCTTCGTCAGTACATGGCTCCGCACCAAAAGCATGGGGTCAGTGGCCCCGAGTTGATGGAGCTTATGCGGCAACAGGCCAAAAATTTCGGAACGCGTGTTGTCACCGATGATATCGTAGAGGTCGATTTCTCTGAGCGACCCTTCAAGCTGAAGCCACGCGAAGGAGACGAGTGGCTTGAAGCCAGGTCGGTGATTATCGCCACCGGTGCTCGCGCCAATTACCTGGGCTTGGAATCGGAGAATAAGTACAAAAACCGCGGTGTCAGTGCGTGTGCCGTTTGCGATGGCGCGCTACCTCGCTTCCGGAACAAGCCGTGCGTTGTTGTGGGTGGTGGCGACTCGGCCATCGAAGAAGCGGACTACCTCAGCAAGTACAGTTCGGTAGTCTACTTAGTTCACCGCCGCGACAAACTCCGCGCTTCTCAAGCGATGGTCGACCGGATCATGGACAACAAGAAGGTCGAGATCGTCTGGAACCACGTGGTGACCGAAGTTCTCGGAGACGATGAGAACGGCGTTACGGGGGTCGACTTGGCCAGCACGGTTGACGATTCGACGAAGCAATTGGACACCAGCGGCTTCTTTCTTGCGATTGGCCATACTCCCAATACCGATTTTCTGAAAGGAAAATTGGATATGAACGATGCTGGCTATTTGAAGTGGACGGTCCCGTTCCGCACCAATACAAGTGTCGAGGGCGTTTTCGCCGCCGGGGACGTTGCTGACGACTATTACCGTCAGGCAATCACTGCCGCAGGAACCGGTTGTATGTCGGCTTTGGATGCCGAGCGTTGGCTGGCCTCGCAGGGCTTGCATTAA
- a CDS encoding divalent metal cation transporter codes for MIFLMPQFALCYGVLNTNMGLVPDDLQSKVIVSIILFLAGGGMVVLNMRPGLPSKIFDVLLKGMIGVIVLCFFGVVIKLSMSDAFSWSAVFQGFIPDLSGWSQPTGQLAEIASQVEEPQRSYWTEKIIEVQRASMIGAAATAVGINMTFMMPYSMLARGWDRPFRGLARFDLCTGMAIPYILVTSCVVIASAAAFHANPGKELLSEDPAEMTESKIYDDWAKLLATRIIKEDQQAFEIPEEYLAASKTESGEINQGKLIANLVAPDTEKTGLKPFVPLQEQIAKLSPQEKTLASSLVKRKESVLADSLKPLLGEFLAKWVFGIGVLGMGFSTIVILMMINGYAFTEMANVKPNGAVHIVGCALAGLSGASWFVVWQGSAQTWLSILVSSFAIMFLPIAYVTFFMMMNSKRILGKDKPTGVSWLIWNLLMIVSVIGAIAAASVALYDKITGAGTPLPLKYTVLTVVVGYLILFIGGFFLRKPFDEKEGSEEVAEAS; via the coding sequence ATGATCTTTTTGATGCCGCAGTTTGCCTTGTGCTATGGCGTGCTCAATACAAACATGGGGCTGGTGCCCGATGACTTGCAGTCCAAGGTGATCGTCTCCATCATCCTGTTTCTGGCTGGTGGCGGTATGGTGGTGCTAAACATGCGCCCTGGACTCCCGTCTAAGATCTTCGATGTGCTGCTTAAAGGAATGATTGGCGTCATCGTGCTTTGCTTCTTTGGGGTGGTAATCAAGTTATCCATGAGCGATGCGTTTTCGTGGTCTGCTGTGTTCCAAGGATTCATTCCAGATTTATCTGGTTGGAGCCAGCCTACTGGTCAGCTGGCCGAGATTGCCTCACAGGTTGAAGAACCTCAGCGGTCCTACTGGACCGAAAAAATTATCGAAGTTCAGCGAGCCTCGATGATTGGGGCTGCAGCGACGGCTGTTGGGATCAACATGACCTTTATGATGCCTTACTCGATGTTGGCTCGCGGTTGGGATCGTCCTTTTCGTGGGCTGGCTCGCTTCGATCTCTGCACTGGTATGGCGATTCCCTACATCTTGGTGACAAGCTGTGTGGTGATTGCCTCTGCTGCGGCGTTTCATGCGAATCCGGGCAAAGAACTGCTGTCTGAAGATCCGGCAGAGATGACTGAGAGCAAGATCTACGATGATTGGGCAAAATTGCTTGCCACGCGTATTATCAAGGAAGATCAGCAAGCGTTTGAGATACCCGAAGAATACCTGGCTGCTTCCAAAACCGAATCTGGCGAAATCAATCAAGGCAAACTGATTGCCAATCTAGTTGCTCCGGATACTGAGAAAACGGGACTCAAGCCTTTTGTGCCTTTGCAGGAACAAATTGCAAAACTATCTCCACAAGAAAAGACTCTGGCTTCTTCACTGGTGAAGCGGAAGGAATCTGTTTTGGCCGACTCGCTAAAGCCTCTGTTAGGTGAATTTCTTGCGAAGTGGGTTTTTGGTATCGGCGTATTAGGAATGGGCTTTTCGACCATTGTGATTCTCATGATGATCAACGGCTACGCTTTCACGGAAATGGCCAACGTTAAACCAAATGGTGCTGTTCATATCGTGGGTTGTGCGTTGGCTGGGCTTTCAGGCGCATCCTGGTTTGTGGTTTGGCAGGGATCGGCGCAAACCTGGCTGAGTATTCTGGTGTCGAGCTTTGCCATCATGTTCCTGCCGATTGCCTACGTAACGTTCTTCATGATGATGAACAGCAAACGGATTTTGGGGAAAGATAAGCCAACCGGCGTCAGCTGGCTGATCTGGAATCTGCTGATGATTGTCTCGGTGATTGGTGCCATTGCGGCTGCCAGCGTGGCGCTTTACGACAAGATCACCGGTGCCGGTACGCCACTTCCGCTGAAGTACACCGTCTTGACCGTTGTGGTCGGCTATCTGATCCTGTTTATAGGCGGATTCTTCCTCCGAAAGCCTTTTGATGAAAAAGAAGGCTCAGAAGAAGTCGCCGAAGCGTCGTAA
- the ffh gene encoding signal recognition particle protein encodes MLDSLQDGLRSAFKTLRGQGRLTESNMREGLKMVENALLEADVSYSVVKDFMQNVTDKAIGQDVLKSLKPEQQLVGIVQQALIDILGGDSDPSLHLKPDVTVLMMCGLQGAGKTTTCGKLARLIGTEGKKTLLVAADLQRPAAVQQLHIVGESVNTPVYSEEGASDPIAVCQNAVKHARDNGIDVVILDTAGRLAIDEELMNQLKTIDLKVQPDQVYLVVDGMTGQDAVNSAKAFNDALELDGVMMTKLDGDARGGALLSVKHVTGVPIKFIGVSEHMDGLEPFHPDRMASRILGMGDILSMFELAQREFDQEQVQKTQERLQKGQFTLDDFRKQLNQIARPGLMQKMMGLMPGMGELGKMLQGGDHEKEMRRLGGMIDSMTADERANPKLIDNSRRQRIARGSGVSPQEVNELLKQFDSMATMMKGMASGGMSGAMDMMRKLRSGELMDPTGRVKKQKQSTGKRMSSKDIQNHKKLKKKLKKRRR; translated from the coding sequence ATGTTGGACTCGTTACAAGACGGCTTACGATCGGCGTTTAAGACGCTGCGCGGACAAGGCCGACTGACCGAATCGAACATGCGTGAAGGCCTGAAAATGGTCGAAAACGCCCTGCTTGAAGCGGACGTAAGTTATTCTGTCGTCAAGGATTTCATGCAAAACGTCACCGATAAAGCAATCGGCCAAGACGTCCTGAAATCCCTTAAACCTGAACAACAACTCGTCGGTATCGTTCAGCAAGCACTGATCGATATCCTCGGTGGCGACTCCGATCCGTCGCTCCACCTAAAACCTGATGTCACCGTACTGATGATGTGCGGTCTTCAGGGTGCTGGTAAGACGACCACATGCGGCAAGCTGGCCCGCTTGATCGGTACTGAAGGCAAAAAAACGCTTTTGGTGGCAGCCGACCTTCAGCGTCCCGCCGCCGTTCAACAGCTACATATCGTGGGCGAGAGCGTCAATACGCCCGTCTATAGCGAAGAAGGTGCCAGCGACCCGATCGCCGTTTGCCAAAACGCGGTAAAACATGCCCGCGACAACGGCATCGACGTCGTGATTCTCGATACCGCAGGACGACTGGCGATCGATGAAGAGCTGATGAACCAGCTCAAGACCATCGATCTAAAGGTTCAGCCCGATCAGGTCTACCTCGTCGTCGACGGCATGACCGGCCAAGACGCAGTCAACAGTGCCAAGGCATTTAACGATGCCCTGGAACTAGACGGCGTGATGATGACCAAGCTCGATGGTGACGCCCGCGGTGGTGCCCTCCTCTCGGTTAAGCACGTCACCGGCGTTCCGATTAAGTTCATCGGCGTCAGCGAACACATGGACGGCCTCGAGCCGTTCCACCCAGATCGCATGGCCAGCCGCATCTTGGGGATGGGCGACATCCTCTCGATGTTTGAACTAGCCCAACGCGAGTTCGATCAAGAGCAAGTCCAGAAAACGCAAGAACGCCTGCAAAAAGGGCAGTTCACCCTCGACGACTTTCGGAAGCAGCTCAACCAAATCGCCCGCCCTGGTCTGATGCAAAAGATGATGGGCCTGATGCCTGGCATGGGTGAACTAGGCAAGATGCTACAAGGCGGCGACCACGAAAAAGAGATGCGTCGCCTCGGCGGGATGATCGACTCGATGACCGCTGACGAACGAGCCAATCCCAAACTGATCGACAACAGCCGTCGACAGCGGATAGCCCGTGGCTCTGGCGTTTCCCCGCAAGAGGTCAACGAACTGTTGAAGCAGTTCGATTCGATGGCCACCATGATGAAGGGAATGGCCAGCGGTGGCATGTCTGGGGCCATGGACATGATGCGAAAACTTCGCAGTGGCGAGTTGATGGATCCCACCGGACGCGTCAAAAAGCAAAAACAAAGTACCGGAAAACGGATGTCATCGAAGGACATCCAGAATCACAAGAAACTTAAGAAGAAGCTCAAAAAACGGCGTCGTTAA
- a CDS encoding DUF1573 domain-containing protein, with protein MYRKLWLAVCLVPLFANLGMSQDWANKMFQVRTHDFGTVAKGAKVFYEFEIQNIYEEDVHIAGVRSSCGCTSPSIKNETLKTWEKGAVVAKLNTDSFLGHKSATVTVTIDKPFYAEVQLNVSTNIRGDVVFEPGSVQFGTVEKGEGGVAKVHVSQAGRSDWTITDVRSNDDFLGVEMLETNRGGGRVGYDLTVRLKENAPVGFISSQLALITNDGRAPSIPLNVEGKVESPLSVSPGALQLGELKPGESTQKKLIVRANKPFKITGVKCDSECFKFAELPSEAKKMHFLPLTFTAGAEGGKVAEKIVIETDLAGGTEGESVATAVVLGGAAET; from the coding sequence GTGTATCGAAAGCTATGGCTTGCTGTTTGTTTGGTGCCTTTGTTTGCTAACTTGGGGATGAGCCAAGATTGGGCAAACAAGATGTTCCAAGTGCGAACGCACGATTTTGGCACCGTGGCAAAAGGGGCCAAGGTGTTTTATGAGTTCGAGATACAGAATATCTACGAAGAAGACGTTCACATCGCGGGCGTCCGTTCGAGTTGCGGCTGCACGAGCCCTTCGATCAAGAATGAAACGCTAAAGACTTGGGAAAAAGGCGCTGTTGTCGCCAAGTTGAATACCGATAGTTTCCTCGGCCATAAGTCTGCTACTGTTACGGTTACGATTGACAAACCGTTCTATGCAGAAGTTCAGCTGAACGTATCAACCAACATTCGGGGCGATGTTGTGTTTGAGCCAGGTTCGGTTCAGTTCGGCACGGTCGAAAAAGGGGAAGGGGGCGTTGCTAAGGTCCACGTAAGCCAAGCAGGGCGAAGCGATTGGACCATCACCGACGTTCGCAGCAATGATGATTTCCTGGGCGTTGAGATGCTGGAAACCAATCGTGGCGGTGGCCGCGTTGGTTACGACTTAACGGTTCGCCTGAAAGAAAACGCGCCTGTCGGTTTCATCTCTAGCCAGTTGGCCCTGATCACCAATGATGGCCGTGCACCTTCGATTCCTTTGAATGTCGAAGGCAAGGTTGAATCCCCACTGAGTGTCAGCCCTGGCGCGTTGCAGTTGGGTGAGTTGAAGCCTGGTGAATCTACGCAAAAGAAGCTGATTGTGCGTGCTAACAAGCCATTTAAAATCACCGGCGTGAAGTGCGATAGCGAATGCTTCAAGTTTGCCGAATTGCCGAGTGAAGCGAAGAAGATGCACTTTCTGCCTCTTACGTTCACTGCAGGGGCTGAAGGTGGTAAGGTTGCCGAGAAGATCGTGATCGAGACCGACCTAGCAGGCGGGACTGAAGGGGAATCAGTCGCCACTGCGGTGGTTCTCGGGGGAGCAGCAGAGACTTAA